CAAATTCTTGTTTCCATTTTATCATATTACCACATTGATGTCTCGCACAAGTTATCCTACTtccaatttataaattttaaaagtttgaaaAATTCAAGGTCTTTTGATGAGTTGTGCAAGAGataaggatgaagttattaAGAAAATGGTTAAAGACATGATGttgaaatttgataaatattgggATGAGTATAGTGTTGTACTTGCATCTGGTGCAGTTTTTTACCCTAGGATAAAGTTTGAATCATTGggtttttgttataaaaagatTGATCCACTTACATGAAAAATGAAGGTTGAAAAAGTCAAGAGAAAGTTGTATAAACTTTGGAATTTTTATGCAACCAAACCCAAAAGTTCTTCTTCTAGTGTTAAGCCACCATCCTTAAGTCAGGACTTTGGTCTCTTTGATGTAAGTTCTAAAattcatatatgtttttaaagaattactaaaattcaatattaattttattcattattatgtatgtttatcacttttttttatttgttacatTAGGATTTAATAGAGTACAAGGAACAAGTTACTAGTGATAGTGGAAAGTCTCAACTTGATACTTATTTGAAAGAAGCGACATTGAACTTGCATTTTACAACACATATGGATGTACTTGATTGGTGGAAAACTAATAGTCCAAGATTTCCGCATCTTTCTATTATGGCTTGTGACTTGTTGAGCATACCAGTTACAATTGTTGCATCTGAATCTGCGTTTAGCATTGGATCGGATCTCGCATTCTCAACAAGTATAGAAATCGCCTCTCATTCGATTGTGTGGAAGCAATTATTTGTACTCGCAATTGGAAGCATGGCTTCAATGAGGGTAAAGaacttcattatttattttatattattttggtaattatttgtcacttctcacttttttttatagatgatgatgatttgttTGATGAAGATTCAATTGTGAAGACAACTTCTTCCAAGGGTGCATCCAATGTTGTTGATGTGGATTAGAGGCACACAAGGTGACAAGGTCATATAGATTCTAGATATTGAAGTTTGTGATaggttttattcttttattacttaatactagtatattattatttttagttataaaaaattatagagaGACAAGAGTTAGATTCAAAATTGATGTTACTAATAATGATAAAGGACAATAcaaaatttagagaaaaaaaataaattggcgGGCTAGCGGTGACCCGTGGGCCAGCTTGAAACAAGCCGAACTAGGAAAAGTAACCCATTTTGCTTAACGGGACGGGCCGGGTTGGCCCATTAATGGCGGGCCAAAAACAGGCCGGACCGACCCATATTGACAACCCTATTAAGAATAATAACAATTTGCGGTAAATACACAAAAACTGCACCATTAGAATGATGCCTTTTGCATCAGCATTGTTAGTTTGATTAacaaaagttttataaataaacaCTTTTAGATTAGTTTCTAATACAATTGATTGATGCAAAACAAGATGTTGCTGAACAAGGGCGATGATCACCAAAATTAACAAGGATactatttttacattaattatattgacaaccaatataaaaatgtttatttaagaACTTTGGTCTATCAAACAAACCAAGATAACAGAAAGGGGATTATTATAGTGTTGATAATTGTAGTTTGAGGATTTGATTGaacttttataaataactaaagaatcaatcatataattaagccttaaaaatatataattaaccaaatcaaaataaacacaTGACTATCCTAAAAAAGTTGAAGCTCAGGTTTTTTGTGTTTTCACAATAACTTGGTCTGCTTAGTGGATTGAATAGTGGCAGCAATTAACAGACCCACGTCTGAGAAATCAACGGTGGTGTTTTCACTTTCTACCTCCCGTGACTGTACCCAACTTCCGCTCTGTTACTCTGTAAACTCATTCCACATGGACTGTGGCCTTCCAGACATATTACTATTTAAATGTCAGGTAAATCAGCACTAACTAAaaaacaaacatgtgattttattttatccgtaacatgatataaaaaattttacaataCTCACATCCATTAATCATctgagtttgatttttttataaccaaACATGTGATATGGGTGTTACATTAGTCTTCAAGTTCTCTTAGTGAACAAAAAAACCAATTATTAAGATAGATTtgtttaaaagattaaattctTTTATGTTGACTTGCAAATTAGCAGTATGATTACTGTACATTAAGCATACTATATTGGTTATCTTTCATAAAtatgcagttttttttttcaattaatagaaattatgactgaagtattttatttttatttatacgattttatttaagtttcatttttcttttatatttaaagaGAAAGTAATTTATAGTCTAGACTATTTTTCAACAAcacatatttaagtcttttaatttatgaataaacaTATTAATCAACTATGAAACATATGAGGATTAACGGCGAAGGTGATGGTCCTAAACCCTCCCCATTAATAATTTGTCATATTTAAGGCTAGAGATGAAAGACAACACAaccaataaattaaagaagttcCCTTTCAAAACTGAACATCACAAAAGAAAATCACAACGTGGAACGTTAATGAAACGGACAACCTAAACCTTTTTCTCTGTCCAGCAGCGTTCTCCTCCTACACCCTTTATTCTTTCTTGGCTCGAAACTGAAACCTCCAATACAAGGCAATGAGAACACTCACGAGACAAagcaaggattctaccttttcTTTAGTCTAGTATTCTAGCTCAGCTATAtactattattaaaaaacaaataacaaacacAATCATTGTCTTGATCTTGCCCCTCACaacattcagcaaaaaaaaatcttgccaCTCACAACTCCCACATTTTCTCACCAAAATAATCTCTTATTTCACCCTTTGTTAACACAACAATGAATCACTTCAAACCCAATGACACAAGCATTGACATTGAACCCTTAAAGAGAAGAGTGTCTTTTGCGGAATACCacccaaatgaacaagaaccaCCACCCCATCAGCACCAACCCAATAATAATAGTGTTCCATTGCTCCTACAGCCATCATATGCGAGATCAAAGTCGGTGATCTTCGATGAACTGCGAAACTTTCGCATCAGCCTCAGGTGGTGTGCCCTTGACCACTCTTCATGCGCAGGAAAAATCATTTCCTACGCGACTTTCATATTCTTCACCATCATTGTTCCTCTTCTCGCGTCCATCTTCGTCGAAATCCCTGCCTCGGCACCAGAAGATGACCCCATCTCCTTCAACAAGCTTGTTCAACTGCCAAAATCTGGTCTCGCCATTATTGCCTTTTTCACTCTCTCCGGTTTCTTCAAAAGGTACcaaaataaacaagaaattgTCATGATCATCCCAATCAATTTTCCTGTAACAcagttaaaattttcaatttactagaataaattaattaaactcaaTTGCTTGTTACATGAAAATTAACTGGCAAAGTAAACGCCTTATCGTGTGTGTATGTCAGTATGTGTGTTGCGTGAGATTTCTGCACATATAAACAGCGTTTACACATATAAAAACCGTTATCTAGTAATGGATTCATAAAAATTGTGTTAGATTTGCCAATGAAGAGCTGAATCATCATGTTAGATTTGCACACGAAAGTAATTATTACAGTTTAAGTTGTTCCATGTTCACTTGTATATAACTTCTTATTTGTGTAATCTTTTATCCTTGAAGGTATGGCCTTAGGCAGCTTCTGTTCCTAGATGCTTTGCAAGAAGACACCACCTATGTTCGACGTGGCTACACACGGGAGCTTGAGAAGGCTTTCAGATACTTGACATGCATAATCTTACCTTGTTTATTTGTGGAACTTGCCCACAAAATCATATTCTTTTCAGCAGTTAAATTTTCAGCCCCACACATCAGCCCTGGGTTGCCACTGAACTCAATTGTGTTTGTATTGGTGTTGCTGTCTTGGCTGTACAGAACTGGGGTATTCCTGTTGGTGTGTGTGCTTTTTAGGCTCACTTGTGAGCTTCAAAAGCTGAGGTTTGAAGGGGTGCACAAGCTGTTTGAAGGGTGTGGGTCTGAGGCAGGTGTGATATTCAAAGAGCATGTGAGGATCAGAAGGCAGTTGTGGGATACAAGTCATAGGTATAGGTTCTTCATAATTGGGTGTGTGGTTACAATCACTATTAGTCAGCTAGGTGCTTTGCTGCTGGTTTTGGCTTCCAAGTCTGATAAGACCTTCTTCAATTCCGGGGACCTTGTGGTAAGCACTGTGTTGAAGAATACTAATgcgtagagttttttttttttgttttttttctgggTCAGAGACCACAGGTTGTCTTTACATCCACTAGATGGATCATCAGAAACTAATCTTGTTTGTGGTTTGTGGTTGCAATTGACCCATAAAAATTTTGCAcacaataaaaattgaataagaaTTGTTTCGTTAAATAGAtcattttcatttatatgaaCACATCAAGATTTTACATCAGTATATCAATCCTTGGATTACTAATATGTAGAGTTTAATTTTAGAGTAAAGATTATATTCTACAaaatcaactaattaaaaattatttaaatataatttttaaagtaattattaaaaaatttaataattttatcacgTATAGCAATATGtgattgaatgaaaataatttaaagttgtGGTGTTAATTCAGAATTTCATCAGAGAATCAAAAATCCTAATTAgggtgattaaaaaaattgatttcaatctgatgtataatatttttagtcGAGTAAATAGTCAAATTAATGGTGAAATTAAGATATAGTATCAACATACTAGTTTTTAAGTtatgaaaaacataatttttatccttaaatattaatatacttAATCTTTGTTTGGGGAGTATCAACAACATTCTCTTAaaaccttgtttttttttcctttttatgtatTTCATGAGTTGaatgaattttcaaaatttgtcatgtgaagattaatttaaatgaggaaatgcacatatatatttgGTGGACATATGACATGTTTTTACCCTTTTGAGGTGTCATGTTTTTAATAAACTACTCAgactaaaaaaaagaatctCCTAACTGAGTGAGAATTTTGTTATGCAGATTTGTTCAGCTGTGCAGTTAAGTGGCTTCTTTTTGTGTATTTTAGGAGCAACAAGAATCACACACAGAGCACAAGGAATAGTGGCAATTGCCACAAGATGGCACATGCTTGTGACTGAAGCATCTTCTGAATCAAAGCAATGCAAAGCTCGAGTGTCAGAAGGACTTGCTAGTGACAGTGATTCTGATGATTCCTCCAACATACATGTGTCAGTGATCCCATCACAACTTTCTTCTTTCCAAACCAGACAAACTTTAGGTGAGTTTAATCTCTACGAAGAAAATGTTACTGGTACATTTGATTAGGAGGAAGGTTATTGGTAATACACCgacatttattttcttctttttggaaaaaaaatcagcatTTAACTAAACAACTAAATTAATTGCTTATTGAATAGAATTTTATCAAATGGGAATTCAGGcttaaataacaatttagttctataaaatattctatttttcgtttcaGTACTTTAAAGAATATCTTtagtttatgtaaaatttgatttttcttttgtataatCCCACCTGTGAAATAACAATCCATTGACTTGTCATGTCAAGATGTCTAACAAGATAAtcacatattattatttttgtgtgaACTATGTTTTAAAATCCTCAAATGCTTAGAACAATCCAAGATGCCAAACTAGTTGACCATGATTAAAAACACATctcactaaaaaaatttatgtgatTATCCCTTGAGACTCTAACAagataatcacatttttttatcactacACCCAagtatttattgaatatttggtgcaaaatataatattaatataatttttatgtgaaaatagttcaaatttttttttcaatttattatatttttataatcttatgtaTTATCttttagaatataatttataagattaaattttattttcacataaattagaatatgtatatttatataagttttatttttattttatatattaaatttatcttttaaaataatacttgtGATTTAatgatcatattttttttatctatattaagatattcatgttatttattataatataaataaaaaataatgtcaataaattatgtacataaatattttaaaaaataaaaaatactgtcattttatttaattatatgtctttactatataatttaattcttttaaaaaaaaattatacctgattaaataaagttaaatataaacaaaaaatactattataataaataacaagaatatcttcatATAGgtgaaaaaatattcattttatgaaattataatttatataaaaaaatatacattaaagatgaaatttatattatatatttactttataaaatatgttttgaatAGTGTGACAAAAAtgctaaaattataaaaatatagtatataaaataaaaataaagcttatgtaagtatacatattctaatttatttatgtgaaaatagaatttaatcttacatattatattttaaaagataatatataagattataaaaatataataaattaaaaaaaagaataaaattttaattttgaactattttctcATAAAacgtatattaatattatattttacactAAATATTCAAATGGGTACTTAGGTGTAAtggtaaaagaatatattttttacttcaatGACCATGATTTTAGTCCTTCCTTAAGCATGTTtttaagttcttattttttaagaaaagaataGGGGGACCGATATAGTGTAGTAGGCAAAACGAGGggtaaattttgtaattaagcctatttgataaaaatgaccaagacaaataaataaataaattttataggaacaaaaaataatatttaaatgactaaaacaaaaaataggatATTTTATAGGAGACCAAATTGTTATTTAAGCCATAATTTCATCTATAAATTTGAacgtaaaatttattaaaaataagttaaacaattatattgaaaaattttcccacaaaatttatgggaattaatgaaaataaaattttaaaatattggtaaAATATAACAGGGATCAAATTACATCAATGTAACCTTGACCAACTATTACATTgttcaataattttcaattgaataatatttttcttgaaatcCACTATTAGATTGAAGGTTCTTTCACATagatcatatatataaatttcatatGAATCTAAAACTATTTGCTACCTCATTCGCACTGattaaaatctaatataaattttttaaaatatactaaaatatgaatcatttgattatcttcttattgttttttaatttgacaaaatttgataCAACTAATCTTAACAATATGTAGATGTAATTTAGTGATTGGattgataaaaattacattttatatcaagttataaaaTGATGTAATAGTTGGTTAAGTTAtattgtgtgtatgtgtgtgtgtgtgtgatatagaatagaatgtgatttttattgatcTAACTGTTGAATTATATCTAAGTATTACCAAGATCATTTATcgaacaagaagaaaataatcaaattatccatattttagtatattttgaaatgtttgtATTACgtttactttaatttatatgaaagaggtaacaaatgATTTgggattaatatgaaattttgcatatgtaatttatgtgaaaagaaatttcaaCTCAACGgtgatttttaagaaaaaaaattatataattaagagtTATAAAATGATGTAATACTTGTTAAAGCAGGAAATTGTACGGACGAAAAGGAGTAGGAAccacaaataataacaaaatgataTGCATGTATTAAATTacttcaaagaaaaaataaataattaaaagcagaaattaaataaatttaagcatAAAAACAATACTGGTATTTGTTGTTTAATTCTCGTGCTAATGGAACACACTAATTAGACCAACAAATACCTTCAACAAATACCTTCAGGTGTTAAGAGAATCTATTAGTAAAGAAAGGAGAATCTATTagtaaagaaaaacatatttactaATAGATTCTCCTAACACctgaaaatatttattggtaTAATTAGATTCTGTTAACATCTAAAGATATTTGTCCACCTTGTTGCACAAAAGATATACATGTTTGTGGATCATATACACAAGAAAGACATAGATATGTTTGGTCACTCGTAAAATGGTGAATATTTTTTgtcactaataaaaaatttctttaagttgaatttttgataaaataaaaaatttttttttttatcatttttattttgttttagtgcttctaattaatatatctatttttttattttagttcttataatatttcatttattttatattagtcTCTTTGGAAATATTTGATAGAGATTAGTTTTCAAAgagactaataaaaaattatttatacattttaggaataacaaaaaaatatatgttaaaaggactaaaataaaatacgaaagaccaaaaataaaatttttgttttattaaggactcaacaaaaaaaaaatgtattagggACTCAAggaaatttgttaatttatcaaagacctaaaacatatttaagtctataagaaattaattagtatTGTAGATTGTGTAATGCAcaagataaatgtttatttgtataattaagatttatattaaataattttttaatttataaattataatatagttaaaattaataacaaatgaatatttttaaactaataatttatatttcagaTTTACCACATTatgatacaaaattatttttaaatcttaataatttttttaagaaaaatctgAAAGTTCAATTtcgaaataaatataaaataatgtattgaaatatataagtgcttaaaatttgaaggaaaataCCTAAAAATGTTGTCGTTGAACAATAGTGCACCCCTACTCTGGTCCAATTTAACTAGTCTAATTTATGTAGAGAGGATAAGTAGAATATAAGATAtgttaatatgaaaatttattcttaatctttcaaaacatttataaattttaaattattttaaaaataattctcgttattagttaataataacGTGATGTATCTAACATTTTACAAGAAAATTTGTTGACCTAAGTAGAATTGATTTCAATTCCGTTAAATAAGGTATGGTTAAGGTcttgtggataaaaaaatattttaaaaaaaactctacTAAAGATGATTAATTAGACTTCTCAACAAAAATTAGTCAATAATAAAACTAGTTAATACTTCAcatcaatattaattattgtgaCACATAAAGATCAAGTACTACATATCACCTTAAAATAATTTGTGACATAGTACATATATAtgacacacacgcacacacaatTCAAATCATAAAATTCAACTCTAtcaaactataaaataaatactttatcGTATTTGATTCTTGCAGTGACGTATTTACAACACAATCAAAGGGGAATAACGGTGTATGGGTATTCACTTGATCGACGATTTCTTCACACTCTGTTTGCCTTCGAGTTTTCTCTCGTGCTTTGGATTTTGAGTAGGGTGGTTGTCTTGTCCTAACCTAATATTCAAGTCCCAAAATAGGCTTTGCATGGACCAACAAACATGTATTAGGATACCTTTTCTAATGGACtccctttatttttaattattatttttaagttaattataatgTATGGTAAGTTTGTTTACACAATCTTACAAATTTGGATTGTATGATGAGAATTATCTCCTACTTATATACACTAATCAGGCATCATCGCTAGTTGATGTGAGATTTCTAATAATACCATGATGATTTCTTATTGGTTGAAagggtaaatttttttacacaataatACGTAGTCATTAAACTCAAtcattaacaaaaactaacaggTAACGTTTGTCGATAAAAGGAAGATTAAACTCATTTGTAAATAGAAAATAGGTTATAcattcataatataaaataattttacattattattaaattacaaatCATCTTTCATGGTAGATTTATTGACCTTTACGATACTTATCTTAAAAGTTAtaccaataatattttttttattgattggcAATGTAAAAGTTCTTACAATAACAATGCTTAGTCATTAAACTCATTTCCAAAGACAAAATAGCCTAAACACTAACAGTGTAAAACAATTATACATTATTATCTAATCACAAATTACCACCATGCATGCtaagtttgtttatttttataatatttatcttataagTCATACCAACAATGATTTCTGATTGATCCAGAGTATAAAAGTTTTTAGTGTATGACAATTAAACTTATctctaaagagaaaataagttatacACAGATTGTATAAACAATTCTACACTGTTATTCAATTACAAACTACCACAATAATATATTgacttttacaataaatattttaaaagtgatgATTTCTTATTGTTTgactatataaaattaaaagatttccATTAATAGTGTAAAATCATTAAACtcatttctaatatatatatctatctatatctatatatatatatatatatatatatatatatatatatttttttttttttttttttaaaatcacaatGTTAAAGTAAACGATGATatgatataaaatcattttattttgaatttagataataataatttagatttaaaccaataaaatattttgggtaaattctttgtttaagatgttttatttttctcaacttaattcaaaatatttaaaataacattcGAGAAAATTAATATCTTTAGAATTTTAATAAAGTCAAACGATCTAATCATGTTCTCATAATTATGCATGTACATCATATATTTATCTTATTCCAAAAGTTGAAAGCTGAATTTGTAAATCAGTTCACACTAGtgcaaaaaatacattatatatttttttaagcaaaaaccAGAAAATATATTAGAGAAAATGGGACACAGAAACAAAACATGGGGGACCAAGTCAATACCCATGAAAAAGAAAGTAACAAACCTATATAGCAAGGAACACCTATGCTATTGCTAGAGGGATCCTACAAACAAGAGGGAGGAGCAGAAATGCACCAGTAGGATGCAGATATGCAGAGAAATCTGCATAATGTTGGAAGACAACAAAGAGATCTGCATAATGCTTGAAGACCGCAGGAAAATCTGCATAATGCTTGAAGATAGCAGTGAATTCTGCTCacaaacatcaaaagaaatgAGCTTCACCTAAACCCGAAAACAGAGGATAGAGGATCAGTCATTTCCTTCTTTTCAGCTTAAACTTTTGGGTTTTAGGGAGGACCCTACTGAAGTTAGCATCCTGTTTAAGCTCTTGAGTAAGCCTATCAGGGGGTTTGTCTTCATCAGTCTCATCCACAACATCACCCCAGAACTTGGATAAAATGCGCATATCATGAAGAACCCGAGGATTCATTGAAACACATCCGTCCACATCTTTAGTAGGAGAGACATGTTCTATATTCAAAGGAGATTGATGATCAACCTGCAAGACATCAGAACGTCCTTTTTACAACCAGGTGGTGTGCTCTCTTAATTCTCTATTCCATTGAGAACAATCTCCGGTTGACCCTCTTGGAAATCTACAGAAACCACTCCAAGTGGTTTTTGAACATAATTATAAGCATTTGAAATCTCTGTAGGAATAATACCCATTTGgttctcattttgaaattttgcacTTCATCTAATGGAATGTCTTGAGAGTTGTCGTTGGTGTCTCGAGCCATTTTTGTAGCATGTGTGCCCTGAACCACTTCTGTCTCTACAATGTGTGTGGACTTTTGACAAGCATGTTGTGTGTTTTGTTGAGTAGCTTGTCAATCTTTCGTTTGTTCATTGGATGAAGATCTTTTTTTCTGCATTGCTCTAGAGAATTCCCAATTAAACCACAATAGCTGCAAGAGGCAATTTTTCAtattcaagataaaaaaaaaaaaaacaaaagtttccCTTTCCACAAGAATATCAATAGGTAGATTTTTAGCCAGATCTAtatgttagaaaataaaataaaaatgaaggaaaataaatacgaagaagatgcacagtcttgaattaaataacaaaataacaataacaaaataaatttaattaacaatacATGAATAAAGCATTATAACATACACTaagcacaaggaaaaaaaataaattaggggaAGAAAGATATAGCCTGGGTTAAAGCgcgtaaacgctatccttagagagaaaatgcCCCCATTGCACGGGGTAAGAAATTCTGATTGCGatcctctcccaagatacgatAACCCGTTGGGAGAAAGGGATGAGACTGTAGCTCTGTCATGTTTTcagaaaggaagaaagagaaTATATAGGCACAGGTCACCTTaagcaacaaacaaaatatgacTGTTGGAAACTAACCTACAGTTATCAAAACAAATCTAACAAActagttgactcattaaaacaaaatcttaagaaaatctaaaataaatattttattttataaaatggaattaatatatatttataaattttaaattaaaacacaaatatttaccaacattctcccacataatttaaaattttaaaatatattttctgaaagataatttgtataaaaacataagagaaagagcatctgatattgtatttcggtataaggaaccttccaggtttgagccttatacctagtgtttatgaacttccatccaagaaaaatgtagtgacttGATTGTCTTGAACCACATATTCTTTAACCGGACTTTAGTACACAACTCCTACAATATTGGCGTTCAATTAGGTTCTAATCAGTGGTAGCGTGTTACACGACCTTGCGCTTGTATCTTGTTTCGTGAGTGTCACTTAGAAATTAGCCCATATCTCACAGTGGCGGccccaccaccacactcactaggtgaatcctcaaagagtgggttgtgacccccacccctacaataattgtcatcaGATTCAttaagaagtatttttttttaccaaaaatacacatatataaatacctcaaccttaatattgccacaatttataatacacctcgtcataggaatgagaaacgGAACAACTCcgtcaaatttcattttggtgtactttagtcaacaaacaatttcgtTATTACCCGTTTAACTCCATTCATGGGATCATCAATCACACGGAGACGggtgtccattgttgtaactaaataatggaCTTTAATCCCATTCCCCTCGACGACTCAAGTACTTGTTGACGCATCAACCCTTTTGTAAGCGGATccgcaatattattttttggcctgacaaagtcaagagaaatgacatcatgagaaatcaaatttctaatagacttatgtctcactcttaagtgtcttctttttttattaaattttttactagtaactttagatatagcaacttgactatcacaatgcattggaattggaggtataggcttattcaacaatggtagatcacataacaaatttttaagaaactctACCTCACTAGTAGCAGTATCTAAAGCAATAATTTCTGCTTCCATAGTAGAACAtgaaataatagtttgtttAGCAGATTTCCATGATACTGCACCA
This region of Glycine soja cultivar W05 chromosome 17, ASM419377v2, whole genome shotgun sequence genomic DNA includes:
- the LOC114393122 gene encoding uncharacterized protein LOC114393122; translation: MNHFKPNDTSIDIEPLKRRVSFAEYHPNEQEPPPHQHQPNNNSVPLLLQPSYARSKSVIFDELRNFRISLRWCALDHSSCAGKIISYATFIFFTIIVPLLASIFVEIPASAPEDDPISFNKLVQLPKSGLAIIAFFTLSGFFKRYGLRQLLFLDALQEDTTYVRRGYTRELEKAFRYLTCIILPCLFVELAHKIIFFSAVKFSAPHISPGLPLNSIVFVLVLLSWLYRTGVFLLVCVLFRLTCELQKLRFEGVHKLFEGCGSEAGVIFKEHVRIRRQLWDTSHRYRFFIIGCVVTITISQLGALLLVLASKSDKTFFNSGDLVICSAVQLSGFFLCILGATRITHRAQGIVAIATRWHMLVTEASSESKQCKARVSEGLASDSDSDDSSNIHVSVIPSQLSSFQTRQTLVTYLQHNQRGITVYGYSLDRRFLHTLFAFEFSLVLWILSRVVVLS